The window GTACGCTGAACTGGCTAAACGACCTGATGGATAATGAAACATCCTTCAGGATTTATTTCTATGATCTTAACGCCAAGGTAAAGCTTATATCCGGAGCAAAAGATCAGATATTTTTTACTTTTTATACAGGAAAGGATGAGTTTCGCAGGATTATTAATTCCGTTTACCGGTCTTTTGGAATCAGCTGGGAGAATTATGCAGCATCCCTGCGCTGGAACCATATTTTCAATCCGCGTGTTTTTGCTGTAACAAATGTTAATACAGGCAATTACAGGTATTTTCTTCATCTTGCCCCGGAGAAAAGCACGTATTGGAAATCTTCCATCATGAACCTGACGGTAAAAGAGGATGTTTCCTGGTATGTCAACAGCAGGAATACCTTTCGGGCAGGATTGGGTTTTTCAAGGTACATAAGTGATCCGGGTAACATTTACTTTGAAGATCCAGAAGATGGCTCTTCAGTGCTTACCGTATCAAAATATTATTCCAACGACTTTTCATTTTATGCGGGTAACGAACAGGATTTAACTCCTAAACTTCATTTGTATTATGGTTTGCGGCTTTCCTGGTGGCAAAATATAGGGCCGGGAAGGGTGTATTATTTTGATGCAAACCACCAGGTTATTGATACAATTAATGTTTCAAAAAACAGATATTATTCAAGCTTTGCAGAACCGGAACCCAGGATTTCGGCTACTTTTGATGTTTTCTCCTGGCTAAAAATCAAAGCGGCATATAGCAGGACTGTTCAGTATATGCAATTGTTATCAAATGGCAGCGGCCCCTTTACATCACTCGATGTATGGACGCCTGCCGGTCCTAATATACCTCCTTTGAAAACAGACCAGACCATGGCAGGTATTCTGTTCGATGTCGTCCCCGGAAAACTAAGAGTATCGGTTGAAGGATTCTATAAACACTTTTATGATCATCTGGATTATGCCGACCATGCTAATTTGCTCTATAATCCTTTGTTGGAGGGGGAGTTGAGAATTGGCGAGGCCTGGTCGAAAGGAATCGAATTATTGCTGGAAAAAACCGGAGGAAAGTTTAGCGGCTGGCTGGGATATACGTATTCAAGGGCGATGGTGAAGACACCCGAGGTAAATCAAGGTGAGATATATCCGGCATCTTACGACAGTCCGCACAATATTAGTCTGTTTATTTCATACGATACATATCGGAGATGGGCTTTCTCAGCTAACTGGATATACATGACCGGGAATCCCTGGACAGAGCCCATCGGGTTTTATCAGTATGATGGTTATTCTGTTCCTGTATACGGACAAAAGAACAATGCCCGTTTACCGGATTACCACCGGCTTGATTTGGCTGTTACCTGTCGCCTCAACAAACCTGAAAGCAGATATCGTCACCAGGTTGTATTCACCCTGTATAATGCATATGGACGTGCAAATCCTTATACAGTGAGTTATAATAAATACAGAAATTCTGACGGGCGCTACCTTGTCCCGGCCGATCTGGATGGTAATTATGAACTCGTACCCACAATGATCAGCGTGGCCGGAGTAATTCCTTCAATAAATTATCAGTTTAAGTTTTAATGAAAAGGGAACTCACATATATTGTATTGATCATCCTT of the Bacteroidota bacterium genome contains:
- a CDS encoding TonB-dependent receptor, producing MMLSRVNYNILVAPAICLLLIVAALPGFSQDTGKPVTLKIENKSLKHIINKISRESGIRFSYSHQQVDLSVKLNVNFDQVPVSEALNELLDDYGISWITVQGQIILKKKKDTVSHISDREEGNTFIISGFLRDITTGDALIGANVYLEGTQTGVATNNYGFYSLRLPGGKQNIVFSYLGYASDTVEVKLLSNLELNNSLREAILGINEVIITGSRSEAISGLDRLSDFSFTGKELSKLPGFAGDVDLVKALQTLPGIRSFGDGSSLFFVRGGNHDQNLLMIDGVPIYNPSHLFGFFSVITPDAVNDMKVFKGDFPAQYGGRASSVIDVTTREGNMNRFGFGGNIGPYASSLSVDGPIIKDKLSFNISGRLSTLNWLNDLMDNETSFRIYFYDLNAKVKLISGAKDQIFFTFYTGKDEFRRIINSVYRSFGISWENYAASLRWNHIFNPRVFAVTNVNTGNYRYFLHLAPEKSTYWKSSIMNLTVKEDVSWYVNSRNTFRAGLGFSRYISDPGNIYFEDPEDGSSVLTVSKYYSNDFSFYAGNEQDLTPKLHLYYGLRLSWWQNIGPGRVYYFDANHQVIDTINVSKNRYYSSFAEPEPRISATFDVFSWLKIKAAYSRTVQYMQLLSNGSGPFTSLDVWTPAGPNIPPLKTDQTMAGILFDVVPGKLRVSVEGFYKHFYDHLDYADHANLLYNPLLEGELRIGEAWSKGIELLLEKTGGKFSGWLGYTYSRAMVKTPEVNQGEIYPASYDSPHNISLFISYDTYRRWAFSANWIYMTGNPWTEPIGFYQYDGYSVPVYGQKNNARLPDYHRLDLAVTCRLNKPESRYRHQVVFTLYNAYGRANPYTVSYNKYRNSDGRYLVPADLDGNYELVPTMISVAGVIPSINYQFKF